In a genomic window of Magnolia sinica isolate HGM2019 chromosome 16, MsV1, whole genome shotgun sequence:
- the LOC131229694 gene encoding probable dolichyl-diphosphooligosaccharide--protein glycosyltransferase subunit 3B: MDQTDFARLVDSMVEFIKAKTKLSMGFIEHPLIVSRNQLLFLAALFVISIPFMIKKVIAGETLLHNLKVWLAFAIFIYFFSISGAMHNIIRKMPLFMMDRNDLSKTIFFYQGSGMQLGAEGFAVGFLYTVVGLLLGFVTHFLVWVQNGTIQRAFMFVAILVSF, encoded by the coding sequence ATGGACCAGACCGATTTTGCACGCCTTGTTGACTCAATGGTCGAGTTCATCAAGGCCAAGACCAAGCTCTCCATGGGCTTCATCGAGCACCCGCTGATCGTGTCCAGGAACCAGTTACTCTTCCTCGCCGCCCTTTTTGTAATATCGATTCCGTTCATGATCAAGAAGGTGATTGCCGGGGAAACCCTTCTCCACAATTTGAAAGTTTGGCTGGCATTCGCCATCTTTATCTACTTCTTCAGCATCTCAGGGGCAATGCATAACATAATCCGGAAGATGCCCCTATTTATGATGGACCGGAATGATCTGTCGAAAACAATTTTCTTCTATCAAGGGTCGGGGATGCAGCTTGGAGCAGAGGGATTTGCAGTTGGGTTCTTGTATACGGTGGTGGGGTTGTTGTTGGGGTTTGTGACGCATTTCCTGGTGTGGGTCCAGAATGGGACTATCCAGCGGGCATTCATGTTTGTGGCAATCTTGGTTTCATTCTAG